A stretch of the Erinaceus europaeus chromosome 1, mEriEur2.1, whole genome shotgun sequence genome encodes the following:
- the LOC103120988 gene encoding eukaryotic translation elongation factor 1 epsilon-1-like, with translation MAAAVELTCLERWLGLRGGRKYGAQGERQVPVLQTNNSLSLTGLTTIAAYLVKQANKEYLLGNTAEEKAIVQQWLEYRVTRIDGPCGKEEVRILLKDLNSYLEDKVYLTGYNFTLADVLLYYGLHRFIVDLTVQEKEKYLNVSRWFCHIQHYPGIRQHLSDVIFVKNRLYTNAH, from the coding sequence ATGGCGGCAGCCGTGGAGCTGACGTGCCTCGAGAGATGGCTGGGTTTGCGAGGGGGACGCAAATACGGTGCGCAGGGCGAGCGGCAGGTTCCTGTCCTTCAAACAAACAATAGTCTAAGTCTAACAGGATTGACAACTATAGCAGCTTACCTGGTCAAGCAAGCCAACAAAGAATATTTACTTGGGAACACTGCAGAGGAAAAGGCAATTGTTCAGCAGTGGCTAGAATATAGGGTAACTCGAATAGATGGGCCCTGTGGTAAAGAGGAAGTCCGCATTCTCTTGAAGGATCTTAATTCTTACCTTGAGGATAAAGTCTACCTTACAGGATATAACTTTACCTTAGCAGATGTCTTACTGTACTATGGGCTGCACCGCTTTATAGTTGATCTGACAGttcaagaaaaggagaaatatctTAATGTGTCTCGCTGGTTTTGTCACATTCAGCATTATCCAGGCATCAGGCAACATCTGTCCGACGTCATCTTCGTCAAAAACAGACTGTACACCAATGCCCACTAG